From the Lepidochelys kempii isolate rLepKem1 chromosome 2, rLepKem1.hap2, whole genome shotgun sequence genome, one window contains:
- the SALL3 gene encoding sal-like protein 3, which produces MSRRKQAKPQHLKSDEELQAEVVSEHAVPGEGADDGDSGNESRSGSEETNICEKCCAEFFKWTDFLEHKKNCTKNPLVLIVNEDEAAPPASEEFPELSPASSPSDQAESEAAEESVQPENNESCEIKNTEKEEEPMEVETSVEKSFQNQGTSNTATPLPQVPESSSMTNYNMPNTNVTLETLLSTKVAVAQFSQNARSAASANTNSGVTAMAIPMILEQLMALQQQQIHQLQLIEQIRSQVAMMNRQPLRPSLNPVVPSQNTPVQAPNQLQGFAASSALQLTIVPPTVVGQATSNQSSAFEGSQHISRPTSGASTPNITSNGSSAPAESSAPSSSNAITSVTPASASNTNSSSQPPNASTPPSVGHGNLTSASSLPNPLLPQTSSNSVIFPNPLVSIAATANALDPLSALMKHRKGKPPNVSVFEPKSSSEDPFFKHKCRFCAKVFGSDSALQIHLRSHTGERPFKCNICGNRFSTKGNLKVHFQRHKEKYPHIQMNPYPVPEYLDNVPTCSGIPYGMSLPPEKPVTTWLDSKPVLPTVPTSIGLQLPPTIPGVNSYGDSPSITPMSRSPQRPSPASSECTSLSPSLNNSESGIPVSADSPQPIHSGSSLTKTEPVTLPPTNARLGDLTVSGQVCTTSTSSIPTAVTDSSISTSLPNPVLPAMSDQFKAKFPFGGLLDSMQTSETSKLQQLVENIDKKMTDPNQCVICHRVLSCQSALKMHYRTHTGERPFKCKICGRAFTTKGNLKTHFGVHRAKPPLRVQHSCPICQKKFTNAVVLQQHIRMHMGGQIPNTPLPEGFQDAMDSELSYDEKNIETLSNYDDDIDENSMEEDPELKDTASDSSKPLISYSGSCPPSPPSVISSIAALENQMKMIDSVMNCQQLTSLKSIENGSGESDHLSNDSSSAVGDLESQSAGSPAMSESSSSIQALSPVNSNSESFRSKSPGLSNQGEPQEIQLKTEKPDSPPPATENGGALDLTSTNLGRPVIKEEAPFSLLFLNRERGPSQSTPSLVTSTAPTMIKMEVNGHSKPISLGEVPSLPAGIQVPAAPQTVMSPGITPMLAPPPRRTPKQHNCQSCGKTFSSASALQIHERTHTGEKPFGCTICGRAFTTKGNLKVHMGTHMWNNAPARRGRRLSVENPMALLGGDALKFSEMFQKDLAARAMNVDPNFWNQYAAAITNGLAMKNNEISVIQNGGIPQLPVSLGGSAIPSLSNITSGMDKARTGSSPPIVGLDKASSETGASRPFTRFIEDNKEIGIN; this is translated from the exons CAGTCCCAGGAGAAGGAGCAGATGATGGTGATAGTGGGAATGAAAGCAGGAGTGGAAGTGAAGAAACCAACATTTGTGAAAAATGCTGTGCAGAATTCTTCAAGTGGACAGACTTCCTGGAGCACAAGAAGAATTGCACTAAAAACCCACTGGTGTTGATTGTGAATGAAGATGAAGCTGCACCGCCCGCCTCTGAGGAATTCCCCGAACTCTCGCCTGCTAGTTCTCCTAGTGATCAGGCAGAGAGTGAGGCTGCTGAAGAAAGTGTTCAGCCAGAGAACAACGAGAGCTGTGAGATAAAAAACACTGAAAAGGAAGAAGAGCCGATGGAGGTTGAAACTTCTGTGGAAAAGAGTTTCCAGAATCAAGGCACCTCAAACACAGCTACTCCTCTACCTCAGGTTCCTGAATCATCTTCCATGACAAATTATAACATGCCAAACACTAATGTTACATTAGAGACTCTACTGAGTACTAAAGTGGCGGTTGCACAGTTTTCACAGAATGCAAGGTCTGCAGCTTCTGCAAACACAAACAGTGGGGTTACTGCAATGGCCATCCCAATGATTCTAGAGCAGCTGATGGCATTGCAACAGCAACAAATTCACCAGCTCCAGCTAATTGAACAGATCCGCAGTCAGGTGGCAATGATGAACCGACAGCCGTTACGTCCCTCTCTGAACCCAGTAGTTCCTTCCCAGAATACTCCTGTGCAAGCTCCTAACCAGCTCCAAGGATTTGCAGCAAGTTCTGCTCTTCAGCTAACCATTGTTCCTCCCACCGTTGTGGGACAGGCCACTAGCAATCAGTCTTCTGCCTTTGAGGGTTCTCAGCACATCTCAAGGCCTACATCTGGAGCAAGCACACCTAATATAACCAGCAATGGCTCTTCTGCCCCAGCTGAATCAAGTGCACCCTCCTCCTCTAATGCAATTACATCAGTCACTCCTGCTTCTGCTTCAAATACTAATAGTTCTTCACAGCCCCCAAATGCTTCAACTCCACCTTCAGTAGGACATGGAAATCTCACCTCAGCTTCCAGCCTGCCAAACCCACTTCTACCTCAGACTTCATCAAATAGTGTGATCTTCCCCAACCCACTGGTTAGCATTGCTGCAACGGCTAATGCATTAGATCCTCTATCTGCCCTTATGAAGCACCGCAAAGGAAAGCCACCAAATGTGTCAGTGTTTGAACCCAAGTCAAGCTCGGAGGAtccattttttaaacataaatgtaGATTTTGTGCCAAGGTCTTTGGAAGtgacagtgctttacaaatacaCCTACGTtcacacacaggagagagacctttTAAATGTAACATATGTGGAAATCGCTTTTCCACAAAAGGCAATCTGAAAGTTCATTTTCAGAGACATAAGGAGAAATATCCCCACATTCAAATGAATCCATATCCTGTTCCAGAATACCTCGACAATGTGCCCACTTGCTCTGGAATTCCGTATGGAATGTCACTGCCGCCTGAAAAACCAGTTACAACATGGTTGGATAGTAAGCCTGTGTTACCGACTGTTCCAACTTCTATTGGGCTACAGCTTCCTCCCACTATACCTGGTGTTAACAGTTATGGAGATTCTCCAAGTATTACTCCTATGAGCAGGTCACCCCAGAGGCCATCTCCTGCTTCAAGTGAATGCACTTCTTTATCTCCAAGCCTAAACAATTCTGAATCGGGCATTCCAGTGTCTGCTGACTCACCACAGCCAATTCAcagtggctcttctctgactAAAACCGAACCTGTCACTTTGCCTCCCACAAATGCAAGGTTAGGAGACCTTACTGTAAGTGGGCAAGTTTGTACCACTTCCACATCTTCAATTCCTACTGCTGTTACAGATAGCAGCATTTCAACAAGCCTCCCAAACCCCGTGCTTCCAGCAATGTCTGACCAGTTCAAGGCAAAGTTTCCATTTGGTGGTCTACTAGACTCTATGCAAACATCAGAAACCTCAAAACTACAACAGCTAGTAGAAAACATTGATAAGAAGATGACAGATCCAAATCAATGTGTCATTTGTCACCGTGTGCTTAGTTGTCAGAGTGCTCTCAAGATGCATTACAGAACACATACGGGAGAAAGACCATTTAAATGCAAAATTTGTGGACGTGCCTTTACTACAAAAGGCAATCTAAAAACACATTTTGGAGTTCATCGAGCCAAGCCACCACTAAGAGTACAACATTCATGTCCCATTTGTCAGAAGAAATTTACAAATGCTGTTGTTCTCCAGCAACATATTCGTATGCATATGGGTGGACAAATTCCAAACACACCATTACCAGAGGGCTTCCAAGATGCAATGGACTCAGAGCTTTCCTATGATGAAAAGAATATTGAAACACTGAGCAACTACGATGATGACATTGATGAAAATTCTATGGAAGAGGACCCAGAATTAAAGGACACAGCAAGTGACTCATCCAAACCACTTATATCTTACTCCGGGTCTTGTCCTCCCTCACCGCCTTCTGTAATTTCCAGTATTGCTGCTCTGGAGAATCAAATGAAAATGATTGATTCTGTCATGAACTGTCAGCAGCTGACCAGTTTAAAATCCATAGAAAATGGATCAGGTGAAAGTGACCATTTGAGCAATGATTCCTCATCAGCTGTTGGTGATCTCGAAAGCCAGAGTGCAGGCAGCCCTGCAATGTCAGAATCTTCTTCCTCCATACAAGCTTTGTCTCCTGTAAACAGCAATAGTGAAAGTTTTAGATCAAAGTCCCCAGGTCTGAGCAACCAGGGAGAACCACAGGAAATACAATTAAAGACAGAAAAACCTGATAGTCCACCACCTGCTACTGAAAATGGAGGTGCTTTAGATCTGACATCCACCAACCTGGGAAGACCTGTCATCAAAGAGGAGGCTCCTTTTAGTCTGCTGTTCCTGAACAGAGAACGTG GTCCCAGCCAAAGTACTCCTAGCCTGGTCACCAGCACTGCGCCTACCATGATCAAAatggaagtgaatggtcacagcAAGCCGATCTCACTGGGTGAGGTTCCCTCGCTTCCAGCTGGAATCCAGGTTCCTGCTGCACCACAGACAGTGATGAGTCCTGGCATCACTCCTATGCTGGCACCCCCGCCACGTCGGACTCCCAAGCAACACAACTGTCAATCGTGTGGGAAGACCTTCTCCTCAGCAAGTGCACTACAGATACATGAACGCACCCATACTGGTGAAAAgccatttggttgcacaatctgTGGTAGAGCTTTTACCACAAAAGGGAATCTTAAG GTTCACATGGGAACTCATATGTGGAATAATGCCCCTGCAAGACGTGGTCGTCGACTATCCGTGGAAAACCCAATGGCTTTGTTAGGTGGTGATGCTCTGAAGTTTTCTGAAATGTTCCAAAAGGATTTGGCAGCTCGAGCAATGAATGTTGACCCAAATTTTTGGAACCAGTATGCTGCAGCTATCACTAATGGACTTGCTATGAAGAACAATGAGATTTCTGTCATACAGAACGGAggcattccccagctcccagtaAGTTTAGGTGGAAGTGCCATTCCATCTTTAAGTAACATTACCAGTGGCATGGACAAAGCTCGCACTGGCAGCAGCCCTCCCATTGTTGGTCTGGACAAAGCAAGTTCTGAAACTGGAGCCAGTCGTCCATTCACAAGATTTATTGAGGATAACAAAGAGATTGGCATAAATTAA